Part of the Aggregatilinea lenta genome, CTCTTCCAGTTCCGGCACGGCGGGCACGTAGGCGTTGGAGGACACCACGTCGTCCAGGAAGCACGTCGCGGTCTCAATCGATTTCCGCAGATGCTCCCAATCAACCTGCCCGTCATCCGTCATGTGGTTGGCAAGGTTGATCGATCCCAGGCAGCAGTTCTCATACGGACCCAAAAACTGTTCGCCGCAAGGATTGGTTGACTCAAGTGTGTATAGATTACTTACAGGGTTATCTCGGTTCGCCGCGTCCAGGAACAACACGCCCGGCTCGCCGTTGTAGTGCGCCTGCTTCACGATCATGTCGAACAGATCGCGTGCGCGGACCGTTTCCCACACCTGCCCGTCACGGGGATTGATCAGGTCAAAATCGCCGTCCTGCTCAACCGCGCGCATGAAGTCGTCGGTGATGCCCACGGAAATATTGAAGTTGGTGATCTGGTTTTCGTCCGTCTTGCAGGTGATGAACTCGCGGATGTCGGGATGGCTGACATTCAGCACGGCCATATTCGCGCCGCGCCGTGACCCTCCCTGCGCGATCTCGCCGAATGCCTGGTCATAGACGCGCAAAAATCCCACCGGGCCCGTCGCCTTGCCGTTCGAGGAACGCACCACGGCCCCCTTGGGGCGCAGGCGGCTGAAGGCAAACCCGTTGCCGCCACCCGTCTGCTGGATCAGCGCGGCGTCGCGCAGCGTTTCGAAGATCCCCGACCCCGTGCGGCCCATGTCGTCGTCAATCGGCAGCACGAAACACGCCGCCAGCTGGCCGAGCGGCGTCCCCGCCCCGGTAAAGGTGGGACTGTTGGGGAAGAAATTCAAGCCTGTCAATAAATCATAATAGCGTCTGGCCGCGGCCTCGACATTCTCCCCATACGCGGCTTCAGCCTTCGCCACGTGGTAGGCCACACGCCAGAACATTTCCTGCTCATTCTCTACCGGCTGACCATCCGCGCCGCGCCGCAAATAGCGCTTGCGCAGCACTGTACGCGCGTTGTCTAAGAGCGGAATTTCGCGCTGGAGGTCGGGCGGCAGCGGCACTTTCTGAAAACCATTCGCACGCGGATCGACGGTCTTGGAAACTTTACCCGCCCTGGCCATACCCCTCTCCTTTACCCCTACATAATGACGATAAACCCAGAACACGTGTGCGCTTTTTCCATGCCGGAGCAAACACACAGCCGAGGTCCTGCGTAAATAGAGCGCGAAGGACCTTGATCGTCGCACTGACGGCGATCAGCTTTGACGTGCTAAACTGCTTGTTACGCTGGCTCTAAACCGCGATCCGGTACGGATGTTGGTGGCTCCGGATCGCTCCCACCCGACGAGGAAGCGGTTGTACGCTCAGACTCCTTCGCCGCTGCAACAGCAGCATCGATCACCAGCTCGATCGGCGACGACTCTGAGGTCCCGTTCCCTGCCTTGACGTTCTGGTCCCCCAAAAGGGTATCCAGCATGTCACGTACGCTGGCCAAGTTATCCAGCCCTAAATAAACAATGGCATAACGAATGTAAGCGATCGGGTCGAGGTTCTTCAGGCCCTCGATCACCATGTCGCCCACAACCCGGCTCGGCACTTCGTCCCGGCCCATGTTCTGTAAATGCGCCTCGATGCGATCGGCCAGGCTGCTGATGCCCGACGCCGCGATAGGGCGCTTGGCGCACGAAATTTGGATGCCTCGAATGAGCTTCTCGCGGTCGTACGCTTCGCGCTCCCCATTGGTCTTGATCAACAGAGGCGTCGAGCGAATGACACGCTCGAACGTGCTGAACCGCCGGCCACAAACTTTGCATTCCCGGCGGCGACGAATCCCCTCAGCCGTACCACGTGAAGTGTCCACAACAAATGAATCATTTTCCGCGTCACAATACGGGCATTTCATTGCGAACTCTCTTCTGCTTTTACCACTATCTGTATGACGATCGATTGTACCAAATTTGAGGAAAAGAAGTTTATCCACCCCTTAACTTATCCCACTTAACCCCCACATCTGGCGGTTATCCCACACACACCGTCCCATATATGGTGGTAACAGGGGTTCAAACTGTAACATGATGACGTACTCTAGTATATAGTACCCGGGTCCTATTTATGTTTCATGTTTGTTTGAAAAAAGGGGTCTGGAGACCAGACGCAGTGCCGCCCAACTCGAGCAGAAAAGGCCACCTCACTCAAGCTGGGCGACAACAGGGTGTCAGGAGATTTTAGGCGTGCATATCCCACCGCAAGACCGGCATCGGGCGCGCGTCTGCGCGTCAGAAGTGGGATATAAACACGGCTAGCGGCGACGCAAAAACGCCGGAATGTCCAGATCGTTCGTGTCGTAGACCCGCGACGTGAATTCCTCATCCACCTTGCGCGAGGCTGGCTGCTGTTGAGGGGACGCGTCGGTTTCCTCGTCCATCACCTCAGGCGCAGCGGGCCGGGCAGGTTCCGCCGGGGTCGCAGGCCGGGCAGCCGGGCGCTGCGTGCCGCCCGCCCCCGTGCGACCGCGTGCATCGACCGGACGCCGCGTGCTGACGCGCGTATGGTCGAAGCCCGTCGCGATCACGGTCATGCGGACTTCGTCGCCCATGTTTTCGTCAATGACAGCACCGAAGATCAGGTTGACATCCGCGTGCGCCGTTTCCTTGATGATGGCTGCCGCTTCGTTGACCTCGAACAGGCTGAGGTCTGGGCCGCCGGTGATGTTGAACAGGATGCCGCGCGCACCATCGATGGTGACGTCGAGCAAGCTGCTGCTGATCGCCTCTTCCGCCGCCGTCCGGGCGCGATCCTCGCCGCTGGCGCGACCCACGGCCATCAGCGCCGCGCCGCCCTCGGACATGATCGTGCGGACGTCCGCGAAGTCGAGGTTGATCAGACCGGGCACCGTGATCAGCTCGGAGATGCCCTGAATACCCTGGCGCAGCACGTCGTCAGCCATACCGAATGCGTCTTGCAGGCTGGCGCGCTTATCGACGATTTGCAGCAGACGGTCGTTAGGGATCACGATCAGGGTATCGACCTGGCTCTTCAGCGCTTCGATCCCCGCCTCTGCGGACTGGATGCGGCGCGCACCTTCGAAGGTAAACGGGCGCGTCACGACGCCGATGGTCAGCGAACCAAGTTCCTTAGCGACCTGGGCCACCACAGGCGCGCCGCCGGTCCCGGTTCCCCCACCCATCCCGCATGTAATGAAGACCATGTCTGCGCCGCGCAGCACTTCGTACAGCTCGTCCGAGCTTTCCTCGGCAGCTTTACGCCCGATTTCGGGATTGCCGCCCGCGCCCAGGCCGCGCGTCAGCTTGTCGCCGATGCGAACCCGCGTTTTGGCCTTGCTTAACAATAGCGCCTGAGCATCTGTATTGATGCCGATAAACTCGACGCCCCCCAGGCCCTCTTCAATCATGCGGTTGACGGCATTGTTCCCGCCACCGCCGATCCCGATTACTTTAATATTGGCAAAATTGTCGCCACCCACCGGCAGTGTATCGGCCATTTACCTACCCTCCTAACGAACCCTCGATGTTTTACGCCGCCGGACGTATGGTGGCCTCACACAAACCGGCGGTTGCTCCACAGTGTCTGGCGTAATGCCGATATTGTACGGCATTTTTAAATGAAAGAAAATCGTTCTATGTTTGATGGTGCTAAGGGTTTAAAACAAGGGGCGTTAAAAATCTGCTTCTCCCCCCTTGATACACAACCCGGTCTAGCCTTCGTCCTCTTCGCCGGGCAGCAGGCGGCTAAACGCGCGCTTGAGCAGGCCGCCAAAGTCCACCCGCGCCTCGCGCGATCCGTTCTTGTGCAGGTTGCGGCGGCGCTCATCTTCAAGATCCATGATCAGGCCCAGTTTGAGCAATCCTACGCTGGTACTGTAGGCGGGACTTTTCAGCGCCTCGACCATGCCGGTGATGTTATCCGGCTGGGCGATCCGCACCGGCACGTTCAGTGTTTCCGCCGCCACCTGGCGCATACCCGGCAGCAGGCTGCTGCCCCCGGTCAGCACGATTCCCGCCCGCAGCAGCGAGTCGTAGCCGCTGCGCTTGGCTTCTTTCATGATCAGCTCGAAGATCTCGGCCACGCGCGCGTTGATAATATGCACCAGATCCGCGCGCTGGACCTTGCTGGGCAGCTCCTCGCCGAACGGCTGAACCGGGAATGCCTCCAGCGGGCTGATCGCCTGCAGGTCGGCATGGCCGTGCTCCAGTTTGACCGCCTCGGCCAGCTCGAACGGCAGGTGCAGGCCGTGCGCGATATCGTTGCTGATGTGCTGCCCGCCCACGGCGATCACCGCCGTGTGCCACACCGCGCCGTCCACGAACATGGCGATGTCAGTCGTACCGCCGCCGATGTCCACCACCATCACCCCGGCTTCGCGCTCGTTTTCGGTCAGGATCGCGTCGCCCGCCGCCAGCGGGTTCAGAATGAAGCGATCGACGTACACCCCTGCCGCCTCGATGCACTTTTCGAGGTTCTGGATGCTGGCCGTCGCCGCCGTGATGATATGCGCTTCGACTTCGAGCCGGAAGCCGAGCATGCCGATTGGACTGCGCAGCCCGGTCTGCTCGTCGAGCGTGTAGTTACGCGGGATCACGTGCAGCACTTCGCGCCCGTGAGGCAAGGACACCGCCCGTGCCGCATCCATCGCGCGCGACAGGTCGTTGTACTGCACGCCGCGCTGGTTGGACACGCCCACCACGCCGGTGCTGTTGACCGACTCGACGTGGCTGCCCGCCAGCGAGACGAACGCTCGGCCAATCTCGTAACCGCTGGTCCGCTCTGCCTTGTGCACCGACGACGAAATCGCGCCGCTGAGGGCGTTCACATCGACGACGGCACCTTTGCGCATCCCGTGCGACGGCTCAATCCCCACGCCCAGCACGTGAATATCGGCTTCACGAACTTCCCCCACAATGGTACACACCTTGGTGGTACCTACGTCAATCCCTACAACCAGTTCGCCCATGACCGCGTCTACTCGTTTTCCCGCCACAACACATTGAGATAAGGCCGGTCCGGCGAACTCACGTCCACCTCACCCGGCTGCAATCCCTGTGCCTTGATCACCTGCTCTTCAATCTGAGCGTATACCAGGAGCTTGGTGTCGATGTTCGACCCGTCGCCGAACCAGATCGTCCAGCCCCCGCCGTGCCGGTAGCCCAGCCCCTTCACCGGGTCGTACAGCAGCACGTTGATGTTCGGATAGCGCTTGCGCAGCAGCAGCGCGCCATCAACCACCGTCTGCGGGATGCGTGACCCCACGCCGATCGGGTCTTCGGTTTCGTCCGCCACGATGCGCAGCAGGTCGGGACGGTCCTCGCGCTGTTTCATCACGATGCCATTCACGTCGACCCACACACGCACGCCCTGTTCCCACGTCAGCACCGGCTCGCGCTCGGTAACCAGGATCTGGACCATATTGGGCGGCCAGCCGACCACCACCTGCGCGTCGGCGATATTGGGCACCTGTTCCAGCCGCTGCGCGACGTCCCCACCGTTGATCCAGAAGACGTGCCGCTGCGCGATGTCGCTGTCACGGAAGATTTCCTCGCGTGAGAGGTATTTCTCCCCACCGATGGCGACCGAGTTCACGAAAAACGCGTCCGCCGTCAAAAACAGGTACAGGACGATCGACAGCCCTAAAACAATCATTCCGGACACGGTACGCCAGCTTAACAGCCGGACCAGAAACAGAGTTCGGCGGCGGTTCGTCACGGCGGGCCGCTGTGCGTCGGCTCGCTGCTGCTTGCGGACGCGGCGCGCCACACGGCGCTCGGTAACACTAACCGAACCCATCGGCTTGGCCTGGGATCGGGGAAGCATGCGCTGGGGTTCGGCCCGGGAATGTCGGTGTGACCTGGACTCACCCACCCGCCGGACGTGTGCCCGGCTGGACGAGTCTCGCCGCGAGCGTCGCAGTCTCGTCTTCAACGATGTTTGCATCACATTGCCAGTCAAGCCCCTGCATCGGACGACGCGGTGACCTGCACGTTCGCTCCCTTGGACAGGTCAGATTGTAAACTACGATGGACGCTTTTCCCACACGTAAACCCACTATAATCCAACAGGCCCATACTGCGCAAGCGCAGACCCAGATACACGTTATATAGGGGCCGTAACCGCTCGAAATCGGTATATATTGGGGTCTCTCGCGGGAAGCCGGGCGTTTACCAGTCGCCGATGCATTCGATTTCAAGCGCCAGCGCGACGCCGAACCGCGCCTCGACAGCGGCCTGGGCGTGCTCGATCAGCGCGCGGTAATCGCTCGCGGTGCCCTGCCCGGTGTGCACGAAGAAGTTGGCATGCACGGGGGAAATCTGCACGCCGCCGATGGCGAAGCCCTTCAGCCCCGCCGCCTCGATCAGGCGTCCGGCATAGTCGCCCGGCGGATTCTTGAAGATGCTGCCCAGGCTGGCGCCTGGGGGCTGGGTCTGCTTGCGGTGCGCCACGAATGCGTCCGCGCGGGCATTGAGCGTCGCCGGATCGTGCCCCGGTTCCAGGGCCAGCGTCACGCCCAGCACGACGTAACGGTCCCGCGCACCCTTGAGCGCGGAATGCCGGTAGGCGTAGTCCATCTGCGCCACGTCCCAGGTGGCCGCGCTCAAATCCGCCGCGTCGAGCAGGGTGACCTCACGCACGATTCCGGCCATGTCACCGCCGTGCGCCCCGGCGTTGTTGACCACCGCCCCGCCGACCGTACCCGGCACGTTGACCGCCCATTCCAGCCCGGCCAGTCCCTGGCTCATGCAGCGCCGTCCCAGCGTGGACAGGTTCATGCCGCTGTCCGCCGTCACGGTCCCGTCCTCCGCAATAGCGAAGTCCCTGGCGCGGTTGACGATCACCAGCCCGCGCAAGCCCGCGTCGGCGGCCAGCACGTTCGCGCCGCCGCCCAGCACCAGCCACGGCAGATTCGCTGCCTGCGCGATCCGCACCGCGTCCACGAGGTCGGCCCGGCTGCGTACCGCGACCAGCCAGTCCGCCGGACCGCCCAGCCGTGCGACGGTGTAGCGCGCCAATGGCTCATCGCGCCGCAGCGCGTCCCCGAACCGCGCCTGCAAGGCTGCACCCGGATCGCTCAACGCAGCGCCTCCCCGCTGCCCGCCGCCAGCGTCGCCAGCAGCCGCCGCCCGATCTCCGGCGCGTCACCCGCAGAGAGGATCAGCACCACGTCACCGGGCTGCACCTCGCGCGCCAGCGTCTCCGCCGTCGCGCCAAACGCGCCCGTGTAGCGCGCGTCGGGGTGATCGGTGCGCCGGATCAGGTCGGCCATGCCGCGCGCGTCCAGGCCGGGCGATACCTGCTCGCGCACGGAATACACGTCCGTGACCAGCACGTGATCGGCGCGGCTGAAGCACCACGTAAAATCGGTCGCCAGCGCACGCAATCGCCCATAGGTGTGCGGCTGCCACACCGCCCACAGGTCGCGCACGCCGGGCCTCTGGCGGTGCGCTTCGAGCGTGACGCGGATCGCGGTTGGGTGGTGCGCGTAGTCGCTGATCACGGTCACGCCGCCCGCCTGCCCCATCGCCTCGCCGCGCCGCCGCGTGCCCTGGAAGCTGGCAAATGCCGCCGCGATCGTCTCGAACGGCACGCCCAGGTGGCTGGCGACCGCCACGACCGCCAGCGCGTTCTGCACGTTGTGCTGGCCGTCCAGCGCCAAATGCACGTTACCTACCACCGAGCCGAACTGCCCGCCGCGCCGCACGTTGAAGCGCATGCCGCCCGCCGGGTCCGGATCGACCTCAGTCGCGGTCCAGTCGCCGGAAGCCGTGCCGGTCCCGTAGCTGCTCACCGGACCGCCCGTACGCCAGCGCTCCTTGCCCAGCGCAAAGGCCGGTTCGTCGTCCGCGCAGACCACCAGCAGACCGTCTTGCGGCAGCAGGTGCACGAACGCCTCGAACGCGGCGGCCATCTCGCCCCAGGTCGGGTAGCAGTCGGGATGATCGTGCTCGACGTTGGTCACCACTGCGATCTTGGGCCGCAAGCCGAGGAACATGCGGTCGTACTCATCGGCCTCGATCACGAACTCCGGCCCGGCCCCGACGCCCGCGTTGGTCCCGGTGTTCTGCATCACGCCGCCGACGATATACGTCGGGTCGCGGCCCGCCTCGATCAGCGTGTGGGCCAGCAGCGCGGTGGTGGTCGTCTTGCCGTGCGTGCCCGCCACGGCGATCCCGACGCGGTCGGCCATCAGCGCGCCGAGCAGGTCGCGCCGCCGCAGCACCGGGAGGCCCTGCGCGCGCGCCTCCGCCGCTTCGGGATTGCTGTCCGGCACGGCGGACGAGATCGCCACCACGTCCGCGCCACGCACGTTGTCCGCCGCGTGGCCTTCGTAAACCGTCACGCCGCTGGCAGCCAGCTCACGCGTGAGGTCATTGGTATGCAGATCCGATCCGCTGACGACGTAGCCCTGCTGGAGCAGCACGCGCGCGATGGCGGACATGCCAAACCCGCCGATGCCGATGATATGAATATGCTGGCCGGAATGTAGCATAACAGACGCTTTCTCAAGGTCCACGATGAATCGAGATCACAAAGGAGGAAAAGGCGTTCGGCTGCCGCTAGATGATGGCGACGATCACGAAGATGAACAGCCCGATCATCAGCAGCGAGAGCACGTTGCCGTCGCCGCTCAGCATCCAGCTCAGCGGCAGCGCGCTGACCATGCTGGCGCTGGCCGATCCGGGTACTACGGGCAGGATGTTGGGACTCAGCGGATATTCGAGGTTGTCCATGTACCACCACAGCGAGCCAAAAAGCAGATAGCCGTTCAGCCCGCCGATCAGCGCACCCAGGATGTTTTCCTGAATGCCCTCACGCGCAGCGCGTGCCCCGCGCGCGAACCGCTCCGGCGGCGTCTGATAGGCGAACACGGCGAGCAGCACCAGGATCGCGGCCTGCAGATAAAACTTGGCCTGCTGCTGGCCATTGGTCAGCGGATCGATGATGATCGTCTCGAACTGGCGCAGCGCGAACAGCGCCAGCACGATCCCGGCGGTGGCGATCAGCTCTTTGGTCCAGCCGCGCATGAACCCGATCACTGCAAACAGCCCGATCATGAACCATAAGGAACTGGAAAGTTGTATCATCGGCCTCGCCCTGGGTTGTGAACGACCGCGCCCCGCGCCACCCCGACAACCGGCTCATTGCGCAGACAGCGACCAGCGACACAGCTATGTCTTGTAGTACTGTACGCGCTTTATTGTAGAACGTGTGCGCCAATCGTCAAAGTCGGCTTAACATACCTATGATCGCGCCGTGTCGAGCACAAGCTGCGCAATGGCTTCCGCGCCGTCCGAGCGCTTGAGCGCGGCCATCGCATCGCGCATGGCCGCCAGCCGCGCCGGGTCCGCGAACAGATCGCGCAGCAGCGGCAGCAGGTCGTCGGCCAGCCGCTCGTCTTCCAGCCGGATGCCCGCCCCTTGCCCCGCCAGATAATCCGCGTTCACCTTCTGGTAGCGCCACGCGTACGGGTACGGCACCAGGATCGCGGGCAGCGCGTGCTGCGGATATTCGGCCAGCGACGAGGCTCCCGCCCGGCTGACGACCAGATCCGCCGCCGCGAACGCATACCCGATATCGGCGCGGTACGGGAAAATCTGGTAAAACGCGCGCTGCGTCGAGTCTAACGTCGCGTGGCGCGCCTCGACCTGCGGCCAGTCGAGCTTGCCCGTGATGTGCAGGATCTGCACGCCGCTCGCCAGCAGCGCGGGCGCAATCGCGCCGATGGCCGTGTTCAGGCTGCGCGCGCCCCGGCTGCCGCCAAACACCAGCAGCGTGCGCCGTTGGGGGTCCAGGCTGAACAGGTGCAGGCCCTCTTCGCGCGTGGCCTCCAGCAGCGCCGGGCGCAGCGGGTAGCCCGTCACGACCACGCGCTTGCCGGGGAAGTAGGCCGCCGTGTCGGGCACAGTCGCCGCGATGACGCGCGCCAAACGTCCCAATACCTTCAGCGCCAGCCCCGGCTCGATGTCCGGCACGTAGATCACGATCGGGCGGCGCAGCAGCCAGCCCGCCGCCGCGACGGGAAAGCCCACCCAACCGCCGGTCAGGAACAGCGCCTGGGGCCGCGTGCGCAGCAGCACCATCAGCGCTTGCAGCACGCCGATCACCAGCTTGAGCGCGCTGCTGATCTTTTGCATCAGCGGGACGCCGTGCAGCGGCCCGGCCAGCACGTCGTCATAGCCGTCGAAATGCACGTCGGCTTGGGTGACCAGATCGCGCACGACGTCGCCACGCGCGCCGACAAATGTCAGTGTGCCTTCAGGATCGAGCTTACGAAGCGCCCCGGCGACCGCTAACGCGGGGTATATTCCGCCCCCGGTTCCCCCGGCTGAAATCAAGATCCTCACGCGAGTCTCTCCATTCTTCGTCGGTCCGTCCCACCGGCGGCGTCTGGCGGCGCTTGGGCACCGCCTGTTTGGCGGCGGCCCGCGAAACGTTAAGGACCAGCCCGATGCCCGCCATCGCCGCGACGAGGCTCGACCCGCCGTAACTGATGAACGGCAGCGGCACGCCGGTCGGCGGCACGAGCGCGGTCATCACCGCGATGTTCAGCAGCGCGTCGTACGCGATCCAGCACGTCACACCCGCTGCCAGCAGCCCGCCGAACGTGTCCGGCGCGTAGCGCGCGATGGTAAAGCCGCGATAGATCAGCAGCACGAACAGCGCGATCACAAAAAACGAGCCAATCAGCCCCGTCTCCTCGCCGATCACGGCGAAGATGCTGTCCGTGTGTGGGAATGGCAGGTTGTTGGCAAACTTCTGGCGTCCCTCGCCCAGCCCGACCCCCGTCAGGCCGCCGTTGAGGAACGCCGCCACCGCCTGCTGTACGTGCGAGCTGGCCTGTGTCAGGTCGCTGACGGCGTCGAGGTGGGCGTTGATACGCTGGCTGGCGTAGTCGAGGTGCGTGATGAGCTGCCAACCCACGAGACCCATCGCCCCACCGATCACACCGAGCTGGATCCAGTCCGCCCCCGCGATGAAGAACATGCTGAGCGCGGTTGCCAGGATGCTCGCCGCCGTGCTGAGGTCCGGCTGGAGCACGATCAAAAACGCGACCGTGCCGACCAGCACGCTGAACGGCAGCAGGCCGTACGTGATCTGTTTGATCTTCGAGCGCTTGGAAGCCAGCCACGCCGCCATGTAGATCACCACGGTGAACTTGGCGATCTCACCGGGCTGGATCGAGCCGCGAATCAGTGAGCGCTGCGCCTCAAAGCGCGTATCGCCGAAGCGCAACACGGCGATCAGCAGCAGGATCACGCCGAACATCATCCACACCGAAATGCGCCGCCAGAAGTGGTAATCCAGCCGCGCCAGGAAAATCAGCGCCACGAGGCCGATCGCCATCGAGCGTACCTGGCGGATGAAGAAGTACGTCGTCTCGTCCGGGTTGCCCGTCACCTGATAGCTGACGTCGATTGAGGCGCTGTAGACCATGATCAGGCCGACGGCGCACAGTACGCCGACCACCAGCATCAGGTACAGGTCGAACCCGGCGGCGAACAGACGTCGCCGGTCCGCGACCCGCTGCGGATCGATGGGCGGCGCGGGTGGCTGGCGCGGCGGCTTTTTGAAGGCGTCCGAATAGTTAAAGTCGCCCTCGTCATCGTCGATGTACTGCGGCAGTGTGGGATCAGACATGACTAAGCTTCTTGTCCCCATTCCGACCGATGCAGGCAATTGTAGCGCAGAAGCTCACCACTTGCTGCGCCGGGAGGGTGGCGACTCGTCGGGCGGGTCCAGCCGGTAGCGACGCAGCACGGCCATCATGACCGCGATCCACGCGATCAGCACGACGGAGCGCACGGTGACGCTCCACGGCAGCGCCAGGGTGATCACGACCACGAGGCCGGTCAGCACCAGCATCACGGTGATGATGCGGCGCGCTTCGGTTTCGGGCGGACGAGACGGCATACGCGTCCCTACTCGATAGGCCGGACGGTGAAATTCTCGAACGTCACGCTGAAGCCGTCCCCGTCCGGCGAGCAGCACATTGGCCCCACCTGGACCGTGCCGCCTTCCGGCAGGTACGCGAGACGCAGCATAATATAGTCCGCGCCGCCGAGCGAGTAATGCACCTCGACCGCGTCACCGCTGCGTTTCACGCGCAGCCAGATCGCGGACGGGCTGCCCGCCAACGGCACGACCGACCAGTCCGAGTGTTCATTCGTGGCGACGGCGCTGGCGTGCTGCACGCCCTCCACGAACTCGATGCCGCACTTCAGCCAATGCGATTCATCCTGGCGGATCATCAGCCCGGCCTGATCGTAGAGGTCGTGGTACTGCCCGGCGACCTTCACCTCCGCCACGAAGTTCCCGCTGACGGTCTCGCCGTAGACGTGGCCGTTGTCGCGCACGAAGCCGTAGTGCGTCTTACGCCAGAAGTCGGTTTTCGGCCCGGTGGTGACGGTCAGCGTGCCGTTTTCCTCGGACCAGTGGGGCGGTTCGTTGAACCAGTGCATGGTTTTGAATCCTTTTCAATGGAAAAACACAAGCAACTCTATATGAAAGTTACCACTGGATAACCTGAAGCTGCTCGACATGTCCAAAGTGTGCGTCGCGTGTAACCAGGCGGAGGTTATGTTGCCGAGCAATCGCAGCAATCCATATATCATTTTCGGGAATGGGGCGTCCTTTGGACTTCAGGCTCGTTTTAATCTGGCCGTAGTGATGCGCCGTTTCGGAATCACAGCTCAAAACCACGTTAGCCGCGACAAGTTCCCGCACTCGCGCCACTTCTGCTCCGTCTGCCGAGAATTTTGCGCGCCGTAGTACAGCTCGCCGATCACGATACTCGTCAGAAAAACTTCGGCTGATTCAAGGATCTGCTGAAGGCCAGTATCGGAAGCGAAAAGCGCAATCACAGCATTCGTATCCAGCAGCAGCCTACCATTCAGCGGGATCGATGCGCTCACAATCCTCGATTGCCTCCTGCATGGCAGCAAGATCCTCCGGTTCGATCGTCCCTGCAAAACGACGCAAACTCGCGCCCGAAACGCCTTGCGGTTCGGTCAGATTTAGGATGAAGTTCAGCACTTGACGCTGCTGTTCGGCGTCCAGCCTTTTGACACGCTCGCTGATTTCTCGCTGAACCGACGATGCAACCATAACGCCACCTCCCATACCATCGTTTGTGCCGCGCTGTAGCTTGCCCCTACCTTTCCCCCGCCAGCCCATGCACCAGATCGCGGAAGTGCTGGCCGCGCGCGGCGAAGTCCACGTACTGGTCGTACGACGTGCCGCCGGGACTGAGCAGCACCACGTCGCCCGGCTGTGCGAGCGTCTGCGCCAGCGGCACAGCCTCGTCCAGCGTCGTCACCAGCTCGATCCGCTCCAGGCACGCGCCGGACGTCTGCGCCTGTGCGCGCCGCATATGCTCGACCACCTGCGGACCAAATTCCCCGAACGCGATCACCGCGCGGCAGCGTTGGGCTGCCAGCGCTGCCATTTCCGCCCAGGGCAAACGCTTGTCGCGCCCGCCCGCCAGCAGCACGACCGGCTCGGTATAGCTGCGCAGCGCCGCGCTGACCCGCTCCGGCGCGGTGGCGATGCTGTCGTTGATCCACGTCACGCCGTCGAGCGTGGCGACCAGCTCCTGCCG contains:
- the nrdR gene encoding transcriptional regulator NrdR, translating into MDKLLFLKFGTIDRHTDSGKSRREFAMKCPYCDAENDSFVVDTSRGTAEGIRRRRECKVCGRRFSTFERVIRSTPLLIKTNGEREAYDREKLIRGIQISCAKRPIAASGISSLADRIEAHLQNMGRDEVPSRVVGDMVIEGLKNLDPIAYIRYAIVYLGLDNLASVRDMLDTLLGDQNVKAGNGTSESSPIELVIDAAVAAAKESERTTASSSGGSDPEPPTSVPDRGLEPA
- the ftsZ gene encoding cell division protein FtsZ, with translation MADTLPVGGDNFANIKVIGIGGGGNNAVNRMIEEGLGGVEFIGINTDAQALLLSKAKTRVRIGDKLTRGLGAGGNPEIGRKAAEESSDELYEVLRGADMVFITCGMGGGTGTGGAPVVAQVAKELGSLTIGVVTRPFTFEGARRIQSAEAGIEALKSQVDTLIVIPNDRLLQIVDKRASLQDAFGMADDVLRQGIQGISELITVPGLINLDFADVRTIMSEGGAALMAVGRASGEDRARTAAEEAISSSLLDVTIDGARGILFNITGGPDLSLFEVNEAAAIIKETAHADVNLIFGAVIDENMGDEVRMTVIATGFDHTRVSTRRPVDARGRTGAGGTQRPAARPATPAEPARPAAPEVMDEETDASPQQQPASRKVDEEFTSRVYDTNDLDIPAFLRRR
- the ftsA gene encoding cell division protein FtsA, which translates into the protein MGELVVGIDVGTTKVCTIVGEVREADIHVLGVGIEPSHGMRKGAVVDVNALSGAISSSVHKAERTSGYEIGRAFVSLAGSHVESVNSTGVVGVSNQRGVQYNDLSRAMDAARAVSLPHGREVLHVIPRNYTLDEQTGLRSPIGMLGFRLEVEAHIITAATASIQNLEKCIEAAGVYVDRFILNPLAAGDAILTENEREAGVMVVDIGGGTTDIAMFVDGAVWHTAVIAVGGQHISNDIAHGLHLPFELAEAVKLEHGHADLQAISPLEAFPVQPFGEELPSKVQRADLVHIINARVAEIFELIMKEAKRSGYDSLLRAGIVLTGGSSLLPGMRQVAAETLNVPVRIAQPDNITGMVEALKSPAYSTSVGLLKLGLIMDLEDERRRNLHKNGSREARVDFGGLLKRAFSRLLPGEEDEG
- a CDS encoding cell division protein FtsQ/DivIB, with product MGSVSVTERRVARRVRKQQRADAQRPAVTNRRRTLFLVRLLSWRTVSGMIVLGLSIVLYLFLTADAFFVNSVAIGGEKYLSREEIFRDSDIAQRHVFWINGGDVAQRLEQVPNIADAQVVVGWPPNMVQILVTEREPVLTWEQGVRVWVDVNGIVMKQREDRPDLLRIVADETEDPIGVGSRIPQTVVDGALLLRKRYPNINVLLYDPVKGLGYRHGGGWTIWFGDGSNIDTKLLVYAQIEEQVIKAQGLQPGEVDVSSPDRPYLNVLWRENE
- the murB gene encoding UDP-N-acetylmuramate dehydrogenase, which translates into the protein MSDPGAALQARFGDALRRDEPLARYTVARLGGPADWLVAVRSRADLVDAVRIAQAANLPWLVLGGGANVLAADAGLRGLVIVNRARDFAIAEDGTVTADSGMNLSTLGRRCMSQGLAGLEWAVNVPGTVGGAVVNNAGAHGGDMAGIVREVTLLDAADLSAATWDVAQMDYAYRHSALKGARDRYVVLGVTLALEPGHDPATLNARADAFVAHRKQTQPPGASLGSIFKNPPGDYAGRLIEAAGLKGFAIGGVQISPVHANFFVHTGQGTASDYRALIEHAQAAVEARFGVALALEIECIGDW
- the murC gene encoding UDP-N-acetylmuramate--L-alanine ligase — encoded protein: MLHSGQHIHIIGIGGFGMSAIARVLLQQGYVVSGSDLHTNDLTRELAASGVTVYEGHAADNVRGADVVAISSAVPDSNPEAAEARAQGLPVLRRRDLLGALMADRVGIAVAGTHGKTTTTALLAHTLIEAGRDPTYIVGGVMQNTGTNAGVGAGPEFVIEADEYDRMFLGLRPKIAVVTNVEHDHPDCYPTWGEMAAAFEAFVHLLPQDGLLVVCADDEPAFALGKERWRTGGPVSSYGTGTASGDWTATEVDPDPAGGMRFNVRRGGQFGSVVGNVHLALDGQHNVQNALAVVAVASHLGVPFETIAAAFASFQGTRRRGEAMGQAGGVTVISDYAHHPTAIRVTLEAHRQRPGVRDLWAVWQPHTYGRLRALATDFTWCFSRADHVLVTDVYSVREQVSPGLDARGMADLIRRTDHPDARYTGAFGATAETLAREVQPGDVVLILSAGDAPEIGRRLLATLAAGSGEALR